One segment of Gadus chalcogrammus isolate NIFS_2021 chromosome 8, NIFS_Gcha_1.0, whole genome shotgun sequence DNA contains the following:
- the adgrl2b.1 gene encoding adhesion G protein-coupled receptor L2b.1, whose protein sequence is MPGGLTSQRTRMASPLWRCLLLPCLLQLLVYTNGSEGFSRAALPFGLVRRELSCEGYAIELRCPGSDVIMIETANYGRTDDKICDADPFQMENVQCYLPDAYKIISQRCNNRTQCVVVTGSDVFPDPCPGTYKYLEVQYECVPYIFICPGTLKGIGAPTFVFEAEQQAGAWCKDPLQAAEKVFFMPWTPYRTDTLIEYASLDDFKSGRQTTTYKLPHRVDGTGFVAYDGAIFFNKERTRNIVKFDLRTRIKSGEAIVNNANYHDTSPYRWGGKTDIDLAVDERGLWVIYATEQNNGRMVVSQLNPYTLRFEATWETAYDKRSASNAFMVCGVLHVVRSTYEENESEASRSHIDYTYNTKLSLGEYTDIAFPNQYQYIAAVDYNPRDNQLYVWNNFNVLRYDLEFGPPDPAEGATTVPSVWLSRAPMCFRTHAPAPTST, encoded by the exons ATGCCAGGAGGCCTGACCTCCCAACGCACTAGAATGGCTTCCCCACTGTGGAGGTGTCTGCTGCTGCCCTGCCTGCTGCAGCTCCTTGTGTACACCAACGGCTCCGAGG GTTTCAGCCGTGCTGCCTTGCCCTTCGGGCTGGTCAGGCGGGAGCTCTCGTGCGAGGGCTACGCCATCGAGCTGCGCTGCCCAGGAAGCGACGTCATCATGATCGAGACGGCCAACTACGGCCGCACCGACGACAAGATCTGCGACGCCGACCCCTTCCAGATGGAGAACGTCCAGTGCTACCTCCCCGACGCCTACAAGATCATATcgcagag GTGCAACAACCGTACCCAGTGTGTGGTTGTCACGGGCTCCGATGTGTTTCCGGACCCATGCCCCGGCACCTACAAGTACTTAGAGGTCCAGTATGAGTGTGTTCCTTATA TCTTTATCTGCCCTGGCACGCTGAAGGGCATCGGAGCGCCCACCTTCGTCTTCGAAGCCGAGCAGCAGGCGGGCGCCTGGTGCAAGGACCCCCTGCAGGCGGCCGAGAAGGTGTTCTTCATGCCCTGGACGCCGTACCGCACGGACACGCTCATCGAGTACGCCTCGCTGGACGACTTCAAGAGCGGCCGGCAGACCACCACCTACAAGCTGCCGCACCGCGTGGACGGCACGGGCTTCGTGGCCTACGACGGCGCCATCTTCTTCAACAAGGAGCGCACGCGCAACATCGTCAAGTTCGACCTGCGCACGCGCATCAAGAGCGGCGAGGCCATCGTCAACAACGCCAACTACCACGACACCTCGCCGTACCGCTGGGGCGGCAAGACGGACATCGACCTGGCGGTGGACGAGCGGGGCCTCTGGGTGATCTACGCCACGGAGCAGAACAACGGCCGCATGGTGGTGAGCCAGCTCAACCCGTACACACTGCGCTTCGAGGCCACGTGGGAGACGGCGTACGACAAGCGCTCGGCGTCCAACGCCTTCATGGTGTGCGGCGTGCTGCACGTGGTGCGCTCCACCTACgaggagaacgagagcgagGCCAGCCGCAGCCACATCGACTACACCTACAACACCAAGCTGAGCCTGGGCGAGTACACCGACATCGCCTTCCCCAACCAGTACCAGTACATCGCCGCCGTGGATTACAACCCGCGCGACAACCAGCTGTACGTGTGGAATAACTTCAACGTGCTCCGCTACGACCTGGAGTTCGGCCCCCCGGATCCGGCGGAAG